The Pan troglodytes isolate AG18354 chromosome 7, NHGRI_mPanTro3-v2.0_pri, whole genome shotgun sequence genome has a window encoding:
- the NEFL gene encoding neurofilament light polypeptide, with protein sequence MSSFSYEPYYSTSYKRRYVETPRVHISSVRSGYSTARSAYSSYSAPVSSSLSVRRSYSSSSGSLMPSLENLDLSQVAAISNDLKSIRTQEKAQLQDLNDRFASFIERVHELEQQNKVLEAELLVLRQKHSEPSRFRALYEQEIRDLRLAAEDATNEKQALQGEREGLEETLRNLQARYEEEVLSREDAEGRLMEARKGADEAALARAELEKRIDSLMDEISFLKKVHEEEIAELQAQIQYAQISVEMDVTKPDLSAALKDIRAQYEKLAAKNMQNAEEWFKSRFTVLTESAAKNTDAVRAAKDEVSESRRLLKAKTLEIEACRGMNEALEKQLQELEDKQNADISAMQDTINKLENELRTTKSEMARYLKEYQDLLNVKMALDIEIAAYRKLLEGEETRLSFTSVGSITSGYSQSSQVFGRSAYGGLQTSSYLMSTRSFPSYYTSHVQEEQIEVEETIEAAKAEEAKDEPPSEGEAEEEEKDKEEAEEEEAAEEEEAAKEESEEAKEEEEGGEGEEGEETKEAEEEEKKVEGAGEEQAAKKKD encoded by the exons ATGAGTTCCTTCAGCTACGAGCCGTACTACTCGACCTCCTACAAGCGGCGCTACGTGGAGACGCCCCGGGTGCACATCTCCAGCGTGCGCAGCGGCTACAGCACCGCACGCTCAGCTTACTCCAGCTACTCGGCGCCGGTGTCTTCCTCGCTGTCCGTGCGCCGCAGCTACTCCTCCAGCTCTGGATCGTTGATGCCCAGTCTGGAGAACCTCGACCTGAGCCAGGTAGCCGCCATCAGCAACGACCTCAAGTCCATCCGCACGCAGGAGAAGGCGCAGCTCCAGGACCTCAATGACCGCTTCGCCAGCTTCATCGAGCGCGTGCACGAGCTGGAGCAGCAGAACAAGGTCCTGGAAGCCGAGCTGCTGGTGCTGCGCCAGAAGCACTCCGAGCCATCCCGCTTCCGGGCGCTGTACGAGCAGGAGATCCGCGACCTGCGCCTGGCGGCAGAAGATGCCACCAACGAGAAGCAGGCGCTCCAGGGCGAGCGCGAAGGGCTGGAGGAGACCCTGCGCAACCTGCAGGCGCGCTATGAAGAGGAGGTGCTGAGCCGCGAGGACGCCGAGGGCCGGCTGATGGAAGCGCGCAAAGGCGCCGACGAGGCGGCGCTCGCTCGCGCCGAGCTCGAGAAGCGCATCGACAGCTTGATGGACGAAATCTCTTTTCTGAAGAAAGTGCACGAAGAGGAGATCGCCGAACTGCAGGCGCAGATCCAGTACGCGCAGATCTCCGTGGAGATGGACGTGACCAAGCCCGACCTTTCCGCCGCGCTCAAGGACATCCGCGCGCAGTACGAGAAGCTGGCCGCCAAGAACATGCAGAACGCTGAGGAATGGTTCAAGAGCCGCTTCACCGTGCTGACCGAGAGCGCCGCCAAGAACACCGACGCCGTGCGCGCCGCCAAGGACGAGGTGTCCGAGAGCCGTCGTCTGCTCAAGGCCAAGACCCTGGAAATCGAAGCATGCCGGGGCATGAACGAAGCGCTGGAGAAGCAGCTGCAGGAGCTGGAGGACAAGCAGAACGCCGACATCAGCGCTATGCAG GACACGatcaacaaattagaaaatgaattgAGGACCACAAAGAGTGAAATGGCACGATACCTAAAAGAATACCAAGACCTCCTCAACGTGAAGATGGCTTTGGATATTGAGATTGCAGCTTACAG GAAACTCTTGGAAGGCGAGGAGACCCGACTCAGTTTCACCAGCGTGGGAAGCATAACCAGTGGCTATTCCCAGAGCTCCCAGGTCTTTGGCCGATCTGCCTACGGCGGTTTACAGACCAGCTCCTATCTGATGTCCACCCGCTCCTTCCCGTCCTACTACACCAGCCATGTCCAAGAGGAGCAGATCGAAGTGGAGGAAACCATTGAGGCTGCCAAGGCTGAGGAAGCCAAGGATGAGCCCCCCTCTGAAGGTGAAgccgaggaggaggagaaggacaaGGAAGAGGCCGAGGAAGAGGAGGCAGCTGAAGAGGAAGAAG CTGCCAAGGAAGAGTCTGAAGaagcaaaagaagaagaagaaggaggtgaAGGTGAAGAAGGAGAGGAAACCAAAGAAgctgaagaggaggagaagaaagttgAAGGTGCTGGGGAGGAACAAGCAGCTAAGAAGAAAGATTGA